The following nucleotide sequence is from Gammaproteobacteria bacterium.
GGTCCCTCATAGCTGCGGTAAAAGTTCCACACCATGCAGTGATGGTCGTCAACCGGCACCCAGAAATGCCCGTGCACATGGTCCTTACCCGGGCCAGGCGGTCTCAATTGTGTAAACGGCATGATGAAGTGGTAAGCCCTTACGTAAAGATCATTACCCTCCTGCTGCCTGATTCCGAAATATCGGTAGCCATAGGACGTTTTATCAAGCTCGAGCTTCGGTGCGCTCTTGATGGCAGGAGAGTCAACAGGAATACCTTCCTCGGATGGGTTCTTCTTGAGAGCCCGATGCAAGATCGAGAAATGGGAGGTGTCAATCCCACCCTCCAGAGCCTGTAACCAATTGGACTCTTGAAGCACCTTACTCACGTAACGCCGTTCCTCCGGCGCTTGGGTCCACTCAAACTTTGGCTCGGCGGGCACAAGCTCTGGGGGGCCCATGTAGGTCCAGATGATTCCTCCAAATTCGACGGTGAGGTAAGACGTTGTGCGAATCTTATGCGCGAACGATCTGGGTTCGTTCATTTGGTCTATGCACTGACCCTTCACATCGAACTTCCAGCCGTGATAAACGCAGCGTAGCCCGTTGCCCTCATTTCGGCCAAGCCACAATGAGGCGCGCCGATGCGGGCAGTATTCGTCAATCAGGCCGATGTCACCGTTCGTCGCCCGAAAGGCCACCAGATCTTCCCCAAGCAGCCTGACTCTCACGGGGGGACCATCGGGTTCCGGCAGCTCAGTAGAAAGCAGCGCCGGCATCCAGTACCGACGCATCAGATTACCCATGGGTGTTTCTGGGCCCACCCGCGTTAGCCGTTCATTTTCTTCGCGTGTAAGCATGTTTCTACCCCTCAACTGCCTCAGTGACAGCCTCCCAGAAGCACCCGCTGGAAGTCTAGTTTAGTTGCAATAATAGCATTTATTTTATACTTTAACTATTCTTTCAGTCTTGAAGCTCGGCGCGGCCGAAAGTGGCGGAATAGTCTCCGGATTCGCGAGGACTTAGACTAACGAGTGTTGACCATAGCGGTCATATCAGGAGCGTACGTGCGTAAGCCACCCAACGGATTAGTCCTGCTGGTAGCTATTGCCTTGAGCGGCTGCAGCGACCGGAACGAGGGGCCGCACGCATCCAGCGCGGTTGAACGGCCAAACATACTATTGATCGTGGCGGATGACCTCGGCTATGCGGACTTGGGTGTCCACGGGAGCGCTATCCAGACCCCTAACATTGACGGGCTCGCGGCCGTGGGTAGGTTGTTCACCCATTTTCATACAGCGCCAACTTGCGCGCCAACGCGGGCAATGTTATTGAGCGGCAACAATAATCACGTTGCCGGTATGGCTCGCCAGAATGCGCGAAGCCTGGCCGGGCACTCGGTGCCGGGGTATGAAGGAAGTCTGTCAGACCGCATCGCCCCATTGCCCCGGTTGTTGCGCGATGCTGGTTATCACACTTACACCGTCGGCAAATGGGATTTGGGGTTGACCGCTGATACGAGCCCGCACAGTGCTGGGTTTACACGCTCATTCAGTATGCTCGAAAGTGCGGGCTCTCACTTTGACGATGTCGGGTATCTCGAGGGCGGCTCCACCTATTGGGAGGACTCGGATTTCTCTGAATACCCGGTCGGTCGTTACTCGACAGAAGTCTATACGGACCGATTGATCGAGTTTATTGACTCGAACAAGGACGACGGAAACCCGTTCTTTGCCTATGCGGCCTTCACTTCGCCCCATTGGCCTCTGCAGGTACCCGACGAGTACCTGGATTCATATGCGGGTCGCTACGACGATGGCTACGATGCCCTGCGCGCAACGAACTTTGCAGCCCTAAAAGCGGCCGGCATTATTCCGCTGGAGTCGTCACTGCCACCGCGCAACGAAGCGGTTACGCCTTGGGAAAATCTCAGTTCTGACGAGCAACGCCACGAGTCACGCAAGATGGAACTGTATGCGGCTATGGTAGACAACCTCGACGATCACATCGGTCGACTGCTGAGCTATCTTAAGGAGCAAGGGCTTTACGAGAATACGTTGATTGTATTCATGTCAGATAATGGCGCTGCCGCTGAAGACTTCTACGATTTCGGCCCGTCTACTGAGTACCTCCGGGCAAACTTCAATAACGACTATGAAACGATGGGAACAGCTGTCTCGTTTGTTTCATACGGCGTGCCTTGGGCAGAAGCTGGCTCCGCACCGTTCATGCGGCATAAGGGTTCTACGCGCCAAGGTGGGATCGTTGCGCCTATGATCATCGCGGGGACTGGCGTTTCCAATGTTGGCACCGTGAATTCCGCCTACGTAACGGTGATGGATCTTGCCCCGACGTTTCTCGAGTTCGCGAAAGCGAACTATCCGGACGATGGCACTGTACAGTCAATGCTTGGCAAAAGCATTGCCAGACTGCTTGCCGGAGAAACAGACACCGTCCACTCGAAGGAATACGTAACGTCCCTGTATCACTTCGGTCGCGCCTACTTGCGGCAGGGTGATTGGAAGATCTCGAATCTGGGGCCGCCGTTCCAAGAGGCTGATTTCGAGCTTTTCAACATAGCGTCGGACCCGGGTGAGACTAACAACCTCGCTAAATCACACCCAGCCAAGTACGAGGAGCTGGTCGGACTCTGGAAAGTGAAGCGCAGAGATCTGGGGATCGTGCTGCCGCAGGATCTGTGAACAGCTGCTGTTTTCCGGGTGGTCGCAGCTCCTAGGTCGCCAGCATCGGCTTGTAGCGATCGGAATAACTGTAGATCAGGAAGCCATTGACGGCCAAGACGAACAGGCCGGGGGGGACATTGTCCAGCAGAAATACCGTCCACAAGAACATGTGCGCTGTGTAAGGCAAGAACATAATGACGCCGAGAGCTGCGGTCCTCGGTATCAATATCAAGATGGCGCAGCTTATCTTGAAGATGGCCATAAACTGGAACAGATAGTTCGTCTCTTGAATGGCGCGGAAAAACGTTACCGCTTCCGCAGGCGCATCGTTGGGCAAATTGTTGGCCATGCCCAGGAGCATCAGGGTGCCGGAGACCAGGCCATACAGCGCCAGAACAATGCGCAGCGCAATCGTCGTCTTCCTGAATTTGGGTTCGTTGGTCACCTGAGTAGAATTCATTTTGATCTCCGCGCCTGGCTAGGACGCTTCATACTTAATGGCTCGCTGCGCCGCAAAGCAAACCAGCATCGGCAAACCGAAGATCATGAACATGATTGACGGTTGGATGCCCGTATCGAGAAGTACCCCCGCGAGGATCGGAGCAAGCACTGCACCAATGCGGCCCACCCCAATAGCGATACCAATACCGGTTGCGCGCAGCTGCACGTCGAATATCTCCGGAGCCACCGCGTAGAGCCCGATTATTGACCCGAACAAAAAGAACCCGAGGCCAAGCGCGATGACGAAGGCGGTCACTAGTTCGCCGCTGAACAATCCGAACAAAGCCATGAAGATCGCCGTAGCAACCATGTAAAATCCGACGCCTCGCTTCAGTCCAAGTCGACCGGCATAGAACCCAAGAACCAATGCCCCGATCGCGCCGCCGATGTTGAGCAGGACTGAGCCAGAGATGGCCGCGCTCATGGCGTAGCCCGCGTCGGACAAGAGCTTCGGCGTCCAGCTCATCGTGTAGTAGAAGCTGAACATGACCAGGAAGAAAGACAGTGAGATCAGAACAGTTTTGGTCAGGTTTTCACCGGTAACTAGCTGTCTGTAGTTGCTGGCAAACCCGCCGCCGTCAGTTACCGTCGCCTCAACCGGGGGCAACGTTGTAGCGGGTTCGAGTTTCAGCTTGCCAAAGATGCTATTGATACGCTCCAAAGCGTTTTTTCTTCGGCTCGATGCCAGGAAGTCTATTGACTCAGGCAGCACAAAAATGACCACTGGCAGCATCGCCAGCGAGATCAACCCGCCCAACAAAAAAGTCTCGCGCCAACCAAAGTTGGCAATTAGGTAAACGGATAGCAACCCGCCAATCGTAGCGCCCACCGGATTACCGGTTTGCAGTATGGTTACGGCGAGACTGCGGCGTTTTCGGGAAGAAAACTCAGACACCAGCGTATTCAGGCTAGCAATCATGCCTCCGACGCCAATGCCGGTGATGAATCTAAAGACCGCAAGTGCATCTTGTGATGGCGACCAGTAGGAAGCGAGCATGCCGAATGTGATAAGGGTAAGAGACAGGATCACGATCGGCTTTCGCCCCACCTTGTCCGCAATTGGTCCCACAAAGAAGGCGCCGACCCCCATACCGAATAGCCCCGCGCTCAACAGGAGCCCGATCTCGCTGTTCGACAATCCCCATTCCGCTGCCACTGCCGGGGCGGTAAAAGACATCACGAGTATGTCAAAGCCATCAAGCATATTCAGGAAGGTACAGATCCCAATCGTCAGGATCTGAAACCCTGTCATCTCGCGGGTTTCTATTCGCTCTTGTAACGCCGCCATATTCTTATTCCCGTTATAGCTGGTCAGATCGCCAATATTCTCTTCTGCTGCCGCTCACGCTTTTTTGTCGAGTAGTCTTGAGATCCGCGGTCATGCGCGAAACCAGCCGCTCGCGGTCGTGCTACTTAGGATCAGCCGCAGCAGCAGAAGCGGACTGCCGCGCCTTCAGAAGTAGAGACTGCAGGCGCGACATCTCTTTCTCGTTGAGGCCGCCAAAGAGTTCCCCCAGCCAGCGTTCATGGTGCTTCGCCATCTTGTTGAATTGTCTACGACCCTCTTTGCTGAGCTGAATGTAGAGGACACGACGATCGTGCTTAGCTCGATTTCGCTCCACCAGACCACTCTTCTCGAGCCGGTCGATCACGCCCGTAACGTTGGCGTTGGAAACCATGAGCTCACGCGAAAGCTCTGACATCGCCAGCGGGCGGTCGGCACGTTCCAGTTCCGACAGGACGTCGAACTGAGGCAGCGTTCTTGAAAAGTAGGACCTGAATCGGGAGCGCAGGTTCTGCTCGACGACAATTTCGCATGAAAGGATGCGCAGCCAGGTTCTGACCGCCTCCTTATCTTTGCTATTTGCTGTATTGGACATGGGATTAGGACGTCTCGGCACCTGAAATGCCGGATAGCTTGCCACGCAACGCCCTATAGAGCAAAGAATATTTAATCTTTAATAGTTTAAGTATATAATAAACCAACAAGTCTATCAGTCCCCACTCGCCATGCGAACATGGTTTATTCGCCCCGACCGTCTCGGCGATCGGATTCAGAGCGTGGCCGTTCCTTGCGAGATGCGTGAAGCTCTGGAGGAGTTAGTGGATGTGGCGGCCTAAAGAGCGCATCAAGTATCAGCCGCAACAGGGCACGTCGCCTACGCGGGAAGAGGCGGCGTCTTCCATGCTGTTCAGCCCAGTCGATGCGGGCCCCTTGCAGTTAGCGCAGCGGACTTGGGTCCCGGCCATGGTTCCGTGGCGTGCATCGGACGACGGTTTTGTGACGCAGGATATCCTCGATTGGTATGAGCGTTATGCCCGCGGCAAGCCAGGGGCGATTGTCGTCGAGGCGACGGGAATTCGTGATATTCCAAGCGGGCCATTGCTGCGCATTGGGGACGATCGGTTCATACCAGGTTTACAGGAGCTTACCGACACCGTCAGGCAAGCAAGCGCCGGCGAGACAAAGGTCTTGATTCAGCTCATTGACTTCCTCCGCATAAACCGTCGTGCGCCTGCGGAAAAGTACTTCGAACGCTTCTTACAGGTTACGGATAGGCACCGCGCTTACTTCTACAATCAGTTGAGTGATGATGAAATTCGTTTGAAATTGCGCGAGTTGACGGACGATGCCCTTGTGGAAGTTCTCACAGATCGTGAATACGAGGCCTACGCGTTCGGTTACCGGGAGCGCGTCACAGACACTCACCTGCAGCACATAAGAGAACTGCCGGATGTGCTGCCCGGACTGTTTGCGGCGGCAGCCGAGCGGGCCAAGAAGGCTGGCTTCGACGGCGTCGAGCTCCACTATGCCCACGCCTACACGATGGCCTCATTCCTTTCCGCACTGAATACGCGCGACGACGGCTTTGGTGGTGAGCCTGAGGATCGAGTCAGGCTGCCACTAAACGTATACAACGAGGTGCGAGACAGGGTCGGGGACGGCTTCGCAGTGGGATGCCGGTTTCTGACCCGCGAGTGTATCGACGGCGGGAATCAGCCCGACGACGCGGCGTTCTTTGGGGTTGCGTTCGCGCGCGCCGGCATGGATTTCCTCTCTCTGTCGCGTGGGGGCAAGTTCGAAGACGCGAAGCAGCCAAAGGTCGGCGCGGCTGCGTATCCGTATACCGGCCGAAGCGGGTACGAGTGTATGCCTCAGTACATCTCCGATGAACGCGGGCCGTTCGGCCGTAACGTTCCAGCTACCGCCAAAGTCCGGGACGCTGTTCGGGCCGCGGGCTATGAGACACCAGTTGTTTTGGCGGGTGGAATTCATGGATTCGAGCAGGCGGAGGGCCTTCTACAGAGTGGTCAGGCCGATATCATTGCTTCAGCACGCCAATCGATTGCGGATCCGGATTGGTTTCTGAAAATGCGGCTCGGACACGGTGAAGATATTCGGCTTTGTATCTACTCAAACTACTGCGAAGCGCTCGATACGCGTCACAAGCAGGTGACTTGTGAACTGTGGGACCGCGAGGACAAGAATGCCCCAGGCGTGAAGCTGTCGAATGACGGCAAACGGCGCCTTCTGCCGCCCGAGTGGAAGGCGCCGCTATCCAATAATTTAAATAGGAACTAGGGTACTTCTGATGCGCCCATCGGCTCCTTTCCGCTTACCCGCCAAAGTTTGGCGCGGACAAGCGTAACCAAACTGGAAAACGGAATGGCTAACGGACTCAAGATCGTTTGCCTCGGTGGAGGACCAGCTTCGCTTTATTTTTCGCTTCTGATGAAAAAGGCGAACCCCGCGCACGACATAACAGTTATCGAAAGGGGTGATCGTGATTCAACCTGGGGGTTCGGCGTCGTCTTCTCCGACGAAACTCTCAAGGGCTTTATGGAGGCTGACGCGCCAACCTACAAACGAATCGTCGAGCAATTCTCCTATTGGGATGGAATCGATACGAAGATACACGGCAGGACGATCAACTCTCAGGGCCATGGTTTCTGTGGCATGTCCCGCCTCAAGCTTCTAAACATCTTTCACGATCGCTGTGACGAACTCGGGGTGAAGCTCGACTTCGGCAGAGACATTACCGATCTCGACCAGCTCCACATGGAGGATCATGACCTGGTCGTCGCAGGAGACGGTCTGACGTCGATGATTCGTGATGCCCACCAAGATGATTTCGGCACGTCCATAGACTGGCGCCAGAACAAGTTCTGCTGGCTAGCGACGACAAAGCCCGTTGACGATTTCGAGTTCATATTCAGGAAGAACCACCACGGCTGGTGGTGGGCGCATGTCTATCGGTACGAGGAAGGCACAACGACTTGGATCGTCGAGACGAGCGAGAAGACTTGGCGTGACGCAGGCATGGAAGATGCGAGCGAGGAAGACACCAAGGCCTATTGTGAGAAATTGTTTGAAGAGGATCGCGACGGCCATCCGATGATCAGCAATCGCTCTATCTGGCGGACCTTCCCGGTCGTGCGCAACGAGCGGCTGTATCACAAGAACATTGTGCTTATGGGCGACGCGGTCAGATCTGCGCACTTTAGCATCGGCTCGGGCACCAAGCTCGCGATGGAGGACGCAATCACTTTGGCGGGGTATTTCCAAGAGACGGGCGACGACGTATCCAAAGCGCTTGAGAAGTACCAGGACGTGCGCAAGGACGAGGCGGATCGGCTTCAGCGCACAGCCGTAGTATCGCTGAGCTGGTTCGAACGTATCGATCGGTATGCGGAGGTGCAGGAGCCCGAGCAGTTTACGTTCAACATGATATGTCGCTCCAAGCGAATCACGTATGAAAACCTCCGGCTTCGCGACCCAGCCTACGTCGCTGGCGTTGACAAGTGGTTTGCAAACCATGTCAGGGCCACGACAGGCTTTGAAGATATCGATACGGAAACTCCCGTCGTCCCCGTGTTCCAACCGTTCAAGATCGGTCGCATGCGCGTGGAGAATCGTTTTCAGCTCTCCGCCATGTGCCAGTACTGTGCGGTCGATGGCGTCCCGGCCGACTGGCACCTGGTGCACTATGGTCAACGGGCGATCGGCGGTGCGGGACTGCTAAATACCGAAATGATCTGCGTGTCGGAAGACGCGCGCATTACTCCGGGATGCGCCGGAATATGGTCCGACGAACAGACTGAAGCGTGGGAACGAATCGTTTGTTTCGTGCATGCCAATAGTAAGGCCAAGATTTGTGCCCAGATCGGTCACGCAGGGCGCAAGGGCGCGACCTGCGTGCCATGGGACGGCGGAATCGATGAGCCGCTGGAGGAAGGCGCATGGCCAATCATCGCTCCGTCGCCCTTGCCCTATCTGGGCCACAGCGCTATTCCCAGGGAGATGACGACTGCTGACATGGACTCCGTCGTCGCTGATTTCGTTCACGCGGTCGGCAACGCAGATCATGCCGGGTTCGACATGATCGAGGTTCACCTCGCCCACGGTTACCTGCTGTCGGGTTTCATCAGCCCGGTAACGAACAAGCGAATTGACGAATACGGCGGCGACATTGAGGCGCGGATGAGATTTCCGCTCCGCGTCGTTGCTGCTGCCAGAGACGCGTGGCCGGAGGATAGGCCCCTATCCGTGCGAATCTCGGCAACGGATTGGGTTGACAATGGCCTGACAGAGAAAGATCTGCTGAGCGCTGCTCGCATGCTCAAGAAAGCTGGAGTAGACATTATCAACGTATCGACCGGGCAGGTGACCAAAGACGAGGAGCCAATTTTCGGTCGCATGTTCCAGGCGCCGTTTGCGGATCAGATTCGTAACGAGGTAGGCATTCCGACGATTGTTGCTGGTAACGTCTCGACAGCCGATCAGGCGAATACGCTTATTGCCGCAGGGCGTACGGACATCGTGGCCTTTGGCCGCCAGATAATGAATCAGCCCCATTTCGTACTGATGGCTGCAGCGCACTATGGAAATAGGAGCCAATATTGGCCGCCTCAGTATCAGAGCGGCCAGTTCCTCGCTGGTGCACTCGCGGAAAAGGAAAACGAGGAGATGCTCGAACTACGAACTGCTGCTAAACCCCCAAATCCAAGCGAGGCGCTTGCCATAGCCGTCGGGCGGGGTGAGGTGCTGCAAGGCGGCGCATAGGCGGGTCGCTCGAAGGTAGAGTCAAGATCATGAGCTGGTACGAGGGCAAACACGCAGTTATCACAGGCGGTGGCTGCGGTATCGGGTTGGCGGTCGCCCGCGTGCTCGTGGACAAGGGCGCAAAAGCGACGATCACCGGACGCAACGCCGAACGGCTTGAGAAGGCCGCGAGCGAACTTGGTGCCTCATACCAGGTCGCGGACGTAACGGACCGCGACGCTGTGCGCGGCGCGGTTGCTGCGGCCGTGGAAGAGAGTGGCGCGGTCGATATTCTCATCAACAACGCAGGCGTTGCCGAAGCGGCGCCCTTCGCTCGGGCGAGCGACGATCACTGGGATCAGACCCTGGCCATCAACCTGACCGGTGTCTATAACTGCACGAAGTCTGTTGTCGAGGGCATGCTCCAGCGTGGCTCAGGCCGCATCGTCAATGTCGCGAGCACGGCGGGACAAGTAGGCTATGCTTACGTTTCCGCCTACTGTGCGGCCAAGCACGGCGTCATCGGGCTTACGCGCGCGCTGGCACTCGAGTACGCACGCAAAGGCATCACCGTCAACGCCGTCTGCCCCGGTTACACCGACACCGATATTGTGCAGCGATCGCTCGATAAGATCGTTGAGACGACGGGGCGCACACGGGAAGAGGCGCTTGCCGAACTGGTCAAATCCAATCCCCAGGGTCGGCTTATCCGACCCGATGAAGTAGCAGATGCGGTTGTTTGGCTTTGCCGGCAGGAATCTATGAACGGCCAGGCGATATCCGTTGCCGGTGGTGAAGTAATGTGAGACGACAATGACTGACATCAATCCTGAACACTTCCTCTGGGAGCTCGACGATAGCTATGTGATAAACGGAGAGAAGACCTGGATATCAAACGGCGGCACCAACAGATGCCGGTCGCAGAACACATACAACTGCACGGATCAGACCCAGCTGGCGGTCGACACTCGACAATAGCGTTATGCCGCCATTGCCGGTGATGTCGCTACCGCTGAAATCGGCTTCGACCTTGCGGCGTTTAACGGATGGAAATTGCAGCGAAGTACGGTACCATTCTGTCACGGTGCTTGGTCCCTTAAGGCTTGTGGAAAACCCTTATTTCCGTGGACTTTCCGCCGTTTCTCTATCCCCTACTCATGAAATATCCGGGTTAGGAGTACGATGATGGTGACAGCGATTGTCCTAATTAAGTCGGAACGAGACCAGATTTCATCTCTGGCTAAGGGGCTCATTGAGGTGAAAGGGGTCGCTGAAGTCTATTCAGTGGCCGGCAGATACGATCTCGTTGTAGTGGTCAAGGTACAGCAAATGGACGAGCTCGCCGAATGCATCAGTGACGATATGCGAAAGCAGCGAGGAATCGTCGAAACGGAGACCCTGATCGCGTTCAGAGCGTTCTCTGACCAAGAGCTGGCTATCGGATATGACTTGGGTCTGGACTAAGCTGAAGTCTGCTCCAATCCGCTAGTACGCCCCTGAGCCCGCCTAACGCCGGAGGTGGGCGAGATGCTGCTCAAGGCGCTGGAAGCCGGCTACTAGCGGCGGCGTCCGGTCCCGCGCCACTCGGTCTCGCTTTCGGCGAGGCGCCGGGCCAGGACGAACAGCAGGTCGGACAGGCGGTTCAGGTACTTCAGCGACTCGGGATTCAGCCCCCCTTCCTCGTCCTGCAGGGCCCAAAGCGAGCGCTCCGTGCGCCGGCACACGGCGCGGGCGAAGTGGCAGGCGGACGCGGTCGGTCCGCCGCCGGGCAGGATGAATTCCTTCAGCGGGGGCAGTTCGCGGTTGTGTTCGTCGATCGCGTCCTCCAGCGAGCGCACGTGTTCCGGCGACGTGGACTTCAGCTCGTCCACGCACAGCTCCGCGCCGGTGTCGAACAGGCGTTGCTGTACGTCGCGCAGCAGCTCAGGGATATCGCCCGGCTGAAGTTCGGCCAGTAACAGGCCCAGCGCCGCGTTCAGCTCGTCGAGGTCGCCGAAAGCGGCGATGCGCGGATGATGCTTGCGGTAACGGCGCTTCGCGTCGATGCCCGTTTCGCCGGCATCGCCGGTTCGCGTGTAGATTTTCGAAAGACGGTGTCCCACGTCGCTTATTTCCGGTCTGCTTCCTCGAAGAACGAGAACTGCACGCCCAAGTGTATGCTGCGGCCGGGTCCACGGAAACCATAGACCTCCTCGAAGCGGGTGTCGCCGAGGTTCTCCGCGCGGATGTGCCAGCGCACGCGGGAGTTGGCCTGCCAGGTCGCGGTCAGGCTCGCGAGCAGGAACGAATCCAGCGACACCCGGCGCGAGGGATTGGGCCACGGCGGGTAGAAGATGTCCGGTTGTTCGCCGGTATACGCCAGGTGCAGATTGATGCCGATCGCCGGGTCGGCAATCTCGTAATGTGCGTTCAGACTGCCGGAATGTCGCGGCCGGCGGAGCTCCTGAATCATCGTGTCGCCGGGAGCCGGTTCCCGCGAGCGAAGCCAGGTGTACGCGCCGGCGAGCGTCAGCCGGGGCAGGATACTCGCTTGCCCCTGTAATTCGATGCCGCTTCGGCGGCTGGTGCCGGGCCGGTTGCCGGCCGTGAAACCGCCGGAAGCCGGGTCGAACACGAAGCCGTTGATCTCGTCCTCCAGCCGTTCGCTGAACCAGGTGATGCTGCCGGTCAGCGTCCCGGCCCTGCTGCCGTAGCGAGCGCCCAGTTCCCATCCGCGCGAGGATTCCGGAAGCAGGTCGGGATTGCCGATGAAATTGGTGAAATAACCGAAGCGTTCGATGAACGTGGGGTTCTTGACGCCGATTCCGTACGCTGCGTGCAGGCCGACGCCCAGGCCCAGGTGCTTGAGCGCGCTGACGCGCCAGGAAAAGGCATCGTCGTAGTCGCTGTTGCGGTCGTAGCGCAATGCCGCCGCCGCCGCCCAGTCGCCCCTCGCGTCCAGGCGGAATTCCGCCAATGCGTCGGTTGACTGCGTGCTCAGGTCGCGGTTGGGATCGCCGAAGAAAGAGGCTTCTGCGCGCTGCAGATAGTCCTCGCGCTCATGTCCCAGCCCGATCGTGAGGGAAGGCGATACGCCCGCGTCCTCGTTGCGCCGCGGGAAAAGAAATGTGGATTGATAGCTGAGATTCAGCTTGTCTCCGCTGGTTTCGCCGATCTCGGATCCGGAAGCGAAGTTGCGGTTTTCCGATCCGGTATGCGTAAGGCTTGCACGGTGCGTCCAGCGCCCGCCGGATGTGGTCGCCAGGCCCTGCAGGCCCGCCACGGTATGGATCCGCTTCGTGGAACTGTCCGAGTCCGCCGGAACGCCCGTAAGGAACGAGGTCGCGTCGAACTGGCTTTCGGATTGGGATCGGCGCGCGATGAGGCGCAGCGAGATTTGGTCGGTAGGGTTAAACCGGGCGACCACGTGGCCGGTGTTGTTCCGGTAGCCGTCGTCCTCGTCGCCGGTGCGGGAAATGTTCTGTCCGTCGCTGCTCAGGTGGTCCAGCGAAACGCCGACCCCCCAGCCATCGCCACCGGCTGATCCGCTCAAGGCTCCGCTGCGCGTATTGAACTGCCCGGCCTCGACGGAGGTCGTGAGCGATCGCCCGAATGCCTCGGGGGCGCTGATCAGGTTGATTGCTCCGGCCACCGCGTCGCTGCCCCAAAGCGCGCTCAAGGGACCTCGAACGATTTCGATACGGCGCAGGTTTGCGGCCAGGAAATGCGAGAAATCGAGTTCTCCGCCCAGGGCCGGATCGGCGATCTCGATTCCGTCCAACAGGACCAGCGTGTGATTGGCTTCGGCGCCGCGCATGCGGACCTGCGAAAAAGTTCCCAGCACGCCGCTGCGGCTCACGGCCACTCCGGGAGTTCCACGCAGCAGTTCCTCCACGGTCAGCGCCTGACGCCGGTCGAGATACTCCTCGTCCAGCACCGTGAACGATGCCCCGGCCTGTTCC
It contains:
- a CDS encoding cob(I)yrinic acid a,c-diamide adenosyltransferase — encoded protein: MGHRLSKIYTRTGDAGETGIDAKRRYRKHHPRIAAFGDLDELNAALGLLLAELQPGDIPELLRDVQQRLFDTGAELCVDELKSTSPEHVRSLEDAIDEHNRELPPLKEFILPGGGPTASACHFARAVCRRTERSLWALQDEEGGLNPESLKYLNRLSDLLFVLARRLAESETEWRGTGRRR
- a CDS encoding bifunctional salicylyl-CoA 5-hydroxylase/oxidoreductase (catalyzes the conversion of salicylyl-CoA to gentisyl-CoA): MANGLKIVCLGGGPASLYFSLLMKKANPAHDITVIERGDRDSTWGFGVVFSDETLKGFMEADAPTYKRIVEQFSYWDGIDTKIHGRTINSQGHGFCGMSRLKLLNIFHDRCDELGVKLDFGRDITDLDQLHMEDHDLVVAGDGLTSMIRDAHQDDFGTSIDWRQNKFCWLATTKPVDDFEFIFRKNHHGWWWAHVYRYEEGTTTWIVETSEKTWRDAGMEDASEEDTKAYCEKLFEEDRDGHPMISNRSIWRTFPVVRNERLYHKNIVLMGDAVRSAHFSIGSGTKLAMEDAITLAGYFQETGDDVSKALEKYQDVRKDEADRLQRTAVVSLSWFERIDRYAEVQEPEQFTFNMICRSKRITYENLRLRDPAYVAGVDKWFANHVRATTGFEDIDTETPVVPVFQPFKIGRMRVENRFQLSAMCQYCAVDGVPADWHLVHYGQRAIGGAGLLNTEMICVSEDARITPGCAGIWSDEQTEAWERIVCFVHANSKAKICAQIGHAGRKGATCVPWDGGIDEPLEEGAWPIIAPSPLPYLGHSAIPREMTTADMDSVVADFVHAVGNADHAGFDMIEVHLAHGYLLSGFISPVTNKRIDEYGGDIEARMRFPLRVVAAARDAWPEDRPLSVRISATDWVDNGLTEKDLLSAARMLKKAGVDIINVSTGQVTKDEEPIFGRMFQAPFADQIRNEVGIPTIVAGNVSTADQANTLIAAGRTDIVAFGRQIMNQPHFVLMAAAHYGNRSQYWPPQYQSGQFLAGALAEKENEEMLELRTAAKPPNPSEALAIAVGRGEVLQGGA
- a CDS encoding Lrp/AsnC family transcriptional regulator produces the protein MVTAIVLIKSERDQISSLAKGLIEVKGVAEVYSVAGRYDLVVVVKVQQMDELAECISDDMRKQRGIVETETLIAFRAFSDQELAIGYDLGLD
- a CDS encoding TonB-dependent receptor, which encodes MEREVPMVCIKSAAVRQLPIFPLFLLLIAAYAHAQPQGAPEESGDDAPETIVVTASRIPIASEQAGASFTVLDEEYLDRRQALTVEELLRGTPGVAVSRSGVLGTFSQVRMRGAEANHTLVLLDGIEIADPALGGELDFSHFLAANLRRIEIVRGPLSALWGSDAVAGAINLISAPEAFGRSLTTSVEAGQFNTRSGALSGSAGGDGWGVGVSLDHLSSDGQNISRTGDEDDGYRNNTGHVVARFNPTDQISLRLIARRSQSESQFDATSFLTGVPADSDSSTKRIHTVAGLQGLATTSGGRWTHRASLTHTGSENRNFASGSEIGETSGDKLNLSYQSTFLFPRRNEDAGVSPSLTIGLGHEREDYLQRAEASFFGDPNRDLSTQSTDALAEFRLDARGDWAAAAALRYDRNSDYDDAFSWRVSALKHLGLGVGLHAAYGIGVKNPTFIERFGYFTNFIGNPDLLPESSRGWELGARYGSRAGTLTGSITWFSERLEDEINGFVFDPASGGFTAGNRPGTSRRSGIELQGQASILPRLTLAGAYTWLRSREPAPGDTMIQELRRPRHSGSLNAHYEIADPAIGINLHLAYTGEQPDIFYPPWPNPSRRVSLDSFLLASLTATWQANSRVRWHIRAENLGDTRFEEVYGFRGPGRSIHLGVQFSFFEEADRK
- a CDS encoding SDR family oxidoreductase; amino-acid sequence: MSWYEGKHAVITGGGCGIGLAVARVLVDKGAKATITGRNAERLEKAASELGASYQVADVTDRDAVRGAVAAAVEESGAVDILINNAGVAEAAPFARASDDHWDQTLAINLTGVYNCTKSVVEGMLQRGSGRIVNVASTAGQVGYAYVSAYCAAKHGVIGLTRALALEYARKGITVNAVCPGYTDTDIVQRSLDKIVETTGRTREEALAELVKSNPQGRLIRPDEVADAVVWLCRQESMNGQAISVAGGEVM